In Uranotaenia lowii strain MFRU-FL chromosome 2, ASM2978415v1, whole genome shotgun sequence, one genomic interval encodes:
- the LOC129747136 gene encoding toll-like receptor Tollo — protein MRSSPALLSVLFGTIFGVLGASLSKSLLAQAPDECRWSGYSEDDLTLVCRLRTINSELENTNFSVLHPENTVRLRLQCNDGLFFQSSISPGSFRQLSELRSLSVEYCKIANLSEGAFRGLKELTNLTLRTHNTDWSSVSLEIAPHVINSELSKLERLDLSHNNMWSLPDGMICPLTKLEYLNVTQNRIRDLSVFHFSASLSTRLTKRCGGAITVLDLSHNNIDNLPPAIFSGLGKLTELRLQNNGLNFIADRALEGLISLSKLDISLNRLSNLPPELFSEAKHIKEIYLQNNSINVLAPGIFSELQQLLVLDLSNNELTSEWVNSATFKGLSRLILLDLANNKISKLESSIFRDLLGLQILRLQDNFIETIPEGTFSELNTLHTLVISNNRLSNIEYFTFQGMSRLSLLSLDYNRISRIDRVAFKNISTLHDLHLNGNKLLQVPEALYDVPLLRTLDLGENHISNIDNASFREMVHMYGLRLTENNIEQIRKGTFDAMKSLQILNLSKNRLKRVEPASFDNNTNLQAIRLDGNYLTEIAGLFTKLPNLVWLNISDNHLEVFDYALIPVGLQWLDIHANKIAELGNYFEIESQLALSTIDASSNQLTEITGSAIPNSVELLYLNDNLISKVQSYTFFKKPNLTRVDLFGNKITTLDPNALRISAVPDDKPLPEFYIGGNPYQCDCNLNWLQKNNVDSRTQPKLMDLDSIYCKLLYNRGRTYVPLVEALPNQFLCKYESHCHALCHCCDFYACDCKMECPSRCTCYHDQSWTSNVVDCSRAGYDEKLPDQMPMDSTQIYLDGNNFKTLNSHVFLGRKKLKILFLNNSNIEMISNRTFYGLKELELLQLDHNQIEELNGFEFIGLERLKELMLQYNKITTIANHTFDHLHSLRMLRLDHNRIVEFNMWYLPKQLSDVRLASNPWSCDCEYVEKFREYLRTFDFVRDKLKIKCTITLTPGSNDTALAIGSSQQNGSLSRDVGGKRIPGAGEGTEPQGFLIYLDNSTTPCSGAVPLDNIINGNLTSRKTVLSPPPIESYIPLLVAALCGFSVIIILMLIVFVFRQEMRVWFHSRFGIRLFYGNSDMDKNERDKLFDAFVSYSSKDEAFVAEELAPMLENGDPSYKLCLHYRDFPVGAYIADTIVQAVESSRRTIMVLSENFIKSEWCRFEFKSAHHQVLRDRRRRLIVILLGEVPQKDLDPDIRLYLKTNTYLQWGDKLFWEKLRFALPDVPNNQRRRPQHPPINMTHSNIRNNYQLSRTPNNRANNQLIMLQQQQQQQAQQNQPPQPDPRPSLQQQPLPLPGLAQQPQPPPQLLRGGAAGQDQSRGNNSPRTVGIHI, from the coding sequence ATGCGTTCCTCACCGGCCTTGCTGTCGGTCCTGTTTGGCACCATTTTTGGTGTTCTGGGTGCATCGCTTAGCAAATCGCTACTAGCGCAGGCCCCAGACGAATGCCGGTGGTCCGGCTACAGTGAAGATGATCTGACGTTAGTGTGTAGACTTAGAACTATCAATAGTGAACTGGAAAATACCAACTTTAGTGTTCTGCATCCGGAAAACACAGTCCGGTTGCGGTTGCAGTGCAACGATGGACTATTCTTTCAATCCAGCATCAGTCCGGGTAGCTTCCGACAGCTATCCGAGCTGCGATCCCTTTCGGTCGAGTACTGCAAGATAGCTAATCTTAGTGAGGGGGCATTCCGGGGACTCAAGGAGCTTACCAATTTGACACTGCGAACGCACAACACAGATTGGTCCTCAGTCAGTCTGGAAATAGCGCCTCATGTTATAAATTCTGAGCTGTCAAAGTTGGAGCGATTAGATCTGAGCCACAACAATATGTGGTCCTTGCCCGATGGAATGATTTGTCCGTTGACGAAGCTGGAGTATCTTAATGTTACGCAAAACCGGATACGAGACTTATCCGTGTTTCATTTTAGTGCATCGCTTAGCACTAGACTAACGAAAAGATGCGGAGGAGCAATCACGGTTCTGGATCTCTCGCATAACAACATCGACAATCTGCCACCGGCAATCTTTTCCGGTTTAGGAAAGTTAACCGAACTTCGATTGCAAAACAATGGGCTCAACTTCATCGCTGATCGAGCCCTGGAAGGATTAATATCGCTATCGAAACTGGATATATCCCTGAATCGATTATCCAACCTTCCACCGGAGCTTTTCTCCGAGGCGAAACATATCAAGGAGATCTACCTGCAAAACAATAGCATCAACGTACTTGCTCCAGGGATCTTCAGTGAACTCCAGCAGTTACTGGTTTTGGACCTATCCAATAATGAACTCACCTCGGAATGGGTTAATTCGGCCACCTTCAAAGGCCTCTCGAGGTTGATTCTCCTCGATCTTGCCAACAACAAAATCTCAAAACTAGAgtcatccatttttagagatttgttAGGATTGCAAATTCTTCGGCTACAGGACAATTTCATCGAAACCATTCCGGAAGGCACATTTTCGGAATTGAACACACTCCATACCCTAGTCATTTCAAATAACCGGCTTTCGAATATCGAGTACTTCACATTTCAAGGCATGAGTCGACTGTCGCTGTTATCGCTAGATTACAATCGGATCTCTCGAATAGATCGAGTggcattcaaaaacatttccacTCTTCACGATCTACATCTGAACGGGAACAAACTGCTTCAAGTTCCGGAAGCTCTGTATGATGTACCTCTGCTGAGAACCCTAGATCTCGGGGAAAACCACATAAGCAACATCGATAACGCGAGCTTTCGCGAAATGGTCCACATGTACGGGCTCCGGCTAACCGAAAACAACATCGAACAGATCCGCAAGGGAACATTCGACGCGATGAAGTCACTGCAAATTCTAAACCTGTCTAAAAATAGACTGAAACGGGTCGAGCCGGCCAGTTTCGACAACAACACAAACCTGCAGGCGATCCGCCTCGATGGCAATTATCTGACCGAGATCGCCGGCCTTTTCACCAAGCTTCCGAATTTGGTGTGGCTCAACATATCGGATAACCATCTGGAGGTGTTTGATTACGCGCTGATACCGGTCGGGCTGCAGTGGCTGGACATCCACGCGAATAAAATCGCGGAGCTGGGAAACTACTTTGAGATCGAGAGCCAGCTGGCGTTGAGCACGATAGATGCTAGCTCCAATCAGCTGACCGAGATCACCGGCAGTGCGATACCGAACAGTGTGGAGCTGTTGTATTTGAATGATAATTTGATTTCCAAGGTTCAGTCGTATACTTTCTTTAAGAAACCGAATCTGACCAGGGTTGATTTGTTCGGGAATAAGATAACGACTTTGGATCCGAATGCGCTGAGGATATCGGCGGTTCCGGATGATAAGCCGCTGCCGGAGTTTTATATCGGTGGCAATCCGTATCAGTGTGATTGCAATTTGAATTGGCTGCAGAAAAATAATGTGGACTCGCGGACGCAACCGAAGCTGATGGATTTGGATAGTATTTATTGTAAATTGCTTTATAATCGAGGGAGGACGTACGTGCCATTGgtggaagcgctgccgaatcAGTTCCTGTGCAAGTACGAATCGCACTGTCATGCGTTGTGTCATTGTTGCGACTTTTACGCGTGCGATTGCAAGATGGAGTGTCCATCGAGGTGTACCTGTTATCATGATCAGAGCTGGACGTCGAATGTCGTGGATTGCTCCAGGGCAGGATACGATGAGAAGCTGCCGGATCAGATGCCTATGGACTCGACTCAAATCTATCTGGACGGGAACAACTTCAAGACGCTGAATAGTCATGTTTTTCTGGGTCGCAAGAAGctgaagattttgtttttgaataacagCAACATTGAGATGATCAGCAATAGGACGTTTTATGGCCTGAAGGAGCTGGAGCTGCTGCAGTTGGATCACAATCAAATCGAAGAACTGAACGGATTTGAGTTTATCGGATTGGAGCGGTTGAAGGAGCTGATGCTGCAGTACAATAAGATTACGACGATCGCAAATCATACCTTCGATCATCTGCATAGCCTGAGGATGCTGCGATTGGATCACAATCGGATAGTGGAATTTAATATGTGGTATCTGCCGAAACAGTTGTCGGATGTGCGGTTGGCATCGAATCCGTGGTCCTGTGACTGCGAGTACGTCGAAAAATTCCGCGAGTATCTCAGGACGTTTGATTTTGTTCGAGATAAGCTGAAAATAAAGTGTACAATAACGCTCACGCCGGGCAGCAATGACACGGCCCTGGCGATTGGATCTTCGCAGCAGAATGGAAGCTTGAGCCGGGATGTCGGAGGGAAAAGGATTCCGGGTGCCGGTGAGGGCACGGAGCCACAGGGTTTCTTGATTTATTTGGACAACAGTACGACACCGTGCAGTGGTGCTGTTCCACTCGATAACATCATCAACGGAAACTTGACATCGCGCAAGACGGTTTTATCGCCTCCGCCAATCGAAAGCTATATCCCGCTGCTGGTGGCTGCACTCTGTGGCTTCTCGGTGATCATCATTCTGATGCTGATTGTGTTCGTGTTTCGACAGGAGATGCGTGTCTGGTTCCATTCGAGATTTGGCATTCGGTTGTTCTACGGGAACTCCGATATGGACAAGAACGAACGGGACAAACTGTTTGATGCGTTTGTTTCGTACAGTTCCAAAGATGAGGCGTTTGTTGCTGAAGAGCTGGCACCGATGCTGGAAAATGGCGATCCTTCCTATAAATTGTGCTTGCACTATCGGGACTTCCCTGTTGGTGCATATATTGCCGACACAATCGTTCAGGCTGTGGAATCTTCTAGGAGGACCATCATGGTCCTGTCCGAAAACTTCATCAAATCCGAATGGTGTCGGTTTGAGTTCAAATCAGCTCACCATCAGGTTCTACGTGATCGCCGAAGACGGTTAATAGTAATCCTGCTAGGCGAGGTGCCGCAGAAAGATTTGGATCCGGACATCCGGTTGTATCTGAAAACCAACACCTACCTTCAGTGGGGTGATAAGTTGTTCTGGGAGAAGCTTCGATTTGCGCTGCCAGATGTGCCGAACAACCAGAGGCGAAGGCCGCAGCACCCGCCCATCAACATGACTCACTCAAACATCCGAAACAACTACCAGCTCAGCCGGACGCCAAACAATCGGGCCAATAACCAGTTGATCATGttgcagcaacagcagcagcagcaagctcAACAGAATCAGCCACCACAACCCGATCCGAGGCCTTCGCTGCAGCAACAACCACTTCCGCTGCCGGGACTGGCCCAGCAACCGCAACCTCCACCGCAACTTCTGAGGGGAGGAGCAGCCGGTCAGGACCAGAGCCGAGGCAATAATTCTCCCCGAACGGTGGGGATCCACATCTGA